From the genome of Verrucomicrobiia bacterium:
GCGGGGACGGCAAAGGCGCCGCGCAGGTTGGCCGCCCGCTCGGCGCGGGTGAGCCGTGTCTGCGAGACAGTATGTTTGACCCGTTGCAAGACCCGGGTGTTCAATGGGAGGGCGGTGGCCTGGCTGAGGAGCCGGGCCAGCCGCCCGGCCTGGTTAAATCCGCGTTCGCGTTCTTTGATGGGATGGAGGGGCACCGGCACGATGGCCTGCCAGTCGCCCGCGCGCAAGGCGGGCGTGGCGGCGGTGGTGAGCCATGGGGCCAACCGCGGCTCCAGCCAGAAGGCTTGACGATATTTCCATTGATGGATGATTTTGCGCACCGGGCCGTCAAAAACCATTACGGACCTGGCGTAATCGAACTGCGGCGGTGTCGCCTGGCAATCTGCACAGATAAACGCGCCGGTGATATTGCCTGCAAAAGGCTGCCCGCACACGTCACACCACGGCGGGCCCAAGGGTTGTGCCTGGGCGGCACAGGCGGAGCAGACGTAGCCGTTGGGGTGTCCGGCCTGCGCGTTGAGGCACACCTGACAAAGCTCAGGATAGAAGAAAGCGAGGAGGGCATCAAGA
Proteins encoded in this window:
- a CDS encoding ComF family protein — translated: MRAFPKTALDALLAFFYPELCQVCLNAQAGHPNGYVCSACAAQAQPLGPPWCDVCGQPFAGNITGAFICADCQATPPQFDYARSVMVFDGPVRKIIHQWKYRQAFWLEPRLAPWLTTAATPALRAGDWQAIVPVPLHPIKERERGFNQAGRLARLLSQATALPLNTRVLQRVKHTVSQTRLTRAERAANLRGAFAVPAGVRLAGARLVLVDDVMTTGATLNAAATALRQAGAEAVCAWTLARGR